A genome region from Alteripontixanthobacter maritimus includes the following:
- a CDS encoding PspC domain-containing protein — protein MNQLNHNAGGGAPSDRTGSNSHRFTLDKRNAKLAGVCSGIARYFEVDATMVRIGFVAGTLLGFGSLLIVYLIIALVAD, from the coding sequence ATGAACCAGCTGAACCACAACGCGGGCGGCGGTGCGCCGTCCGACCGTACCGGATCGAATAGCCACAGGTTTACGCTCGACAAGCGAAACGCGAAACTGGCCGGGGTCTGCTCCGGCATCGCACGATACTTCGAAGTGGATGCCACGATGGTCCGGATCGGGTTTGTCGCAGGAACGCTGCTTGGCTTCGGATCGCTGTTGATCGTTTATCTTATCATCGCGCTGGTGGCGGACTGA
- a CDS encoding SDR family oxidoreductase has translation MTDRKAGRVAGKLALVTGAAQGLGAAEATMLAREGARVLCTDINGEGAEATAAALNSELGAGTAFALKHDVTNAEDWDAAIEMARDQMGGLSVLVNNAGIGVKGNIETCSFEDWKLAFSVNVDSAFLGCQRALPLMADNQPGSIVNISSIAGLIASDTMPAYNASKAAVWMLTKSVALHAAKKGWDIRCNSVHPTFVDTPILDGMAANAGIDKEVVMGKLARQVPLGRVGEPDDIAAGVLYLASDESRFMTAAELKLDGGISAM, from the coding sequence ATGACTGACCGCAAGGCAGGCCGCGTGGCCGGAAAACTGGCGCTGGTAACCGGGGCTGCGCAAGGGCTCGGCGCAGCGGAAGCGACCATGCTGGCACGTGAAGGCGCGCGCGTCCTTTGCACAGATATCAATGGCGAAGGCGCCGAAGCAACCGCAGCCGCACTCAATTCAGAACTGGGGGCTGGTACTGCATTCGCACTGAAGCACGACGTGACGAATGCGGAAGACTGGGACGCTGCGATCGAAATGGCGCGCGACCAAATGGGCGGGTTGTCGGTGCTGGTCAACAATGCCGGGATCGGCGTGAAGGGCAATATCGAAACCTGCAGCTTCGAAGACTGGAAGCTGGCATTTTCGGTGAATGTCGACAGCGCCTTCCTCGGCTGCCAGCGCGCTCTGCCGCTGATGGCCGACAACCAGCCCGGCTCGATCGTGAACATCAGTTCCATCGCCGGCCTGATCGCAAGCGATACAATGCCCGCTTACAACGCATCGAAAGCGGCCGTCTGGATGCTGACCAAATCGGTCGCGCTCCATGCCGCGAAAAAGGGTTGGGATATCAGGTGCAATTCGGTCCATCCGACCTTTGTAGATACGCCCATTCTGGACGGAATGGCGGCAAATGCCGGGATCGACAAGGAAGTGGTAATGGGCAAGCTCGCGCGGCAGGTGCCGCTCGGCAGAGTCGGGGAACCCGACGACATCGCCGCCGGGGTGCTCTATTTGGCAAGCGACGAAAGCCGCTTCATGACCGCCGCCGAACTCAAACTCGACGGCGGAATTTCCGCTATGTGA
- a CDS encoding NUDIX hydrolase has translation MPFGKGDGIAHGQVDGLRDPDADLPEEIRWQGKFITAKTRGRWEYVGRARGIRAAVILAVEDGHILLVEQYRVPLGKPCIELPAGLIGDEDGGEGEVALAAAGRELEEETGYRAARLTNCGEFYSSPGMVSEAFTLVRAQGLTKVGDGGGVAGENIAVHRVPLDGIEDFITDARVRGAGIDTRILLALGQTILGDGL, from the coding sequence ATGCCATTCGGAAAGGGCGACGGCATTGCCCATGGTCAGGTAGACGGCCTTCGCGATCCTGATGCAGACCTGCCGGAAGAAATACGCTGGCAGGGAAAATTCATAACCGCCAAGACGCGCGGTCGCTGGGAATATGTCGGCCGCGCTCGGGGCATTCGGGCTGCGGTCATTCTGGCGGTGGAAGATGGGCACATATTGCTCGTCGAACAGTACCGGGTCCCGCTCGGCAAGCCATGCATCGAACTGCCCGCCGGTTTGATCGGCGACGAGGATGGCGGCGAAGGCGAAGTTGCGCTTGCCGCAGCCGGACGGGAACTGGAAGAAGAAACTGGTTACCGAGCCGCCCGCCTGACGAATTGCGGCGAGTTCTACTCCTCCCCAGGCATGGTCAGCGAAGCATTCACGCTGGTCCGTGCGCAAGGCCTTACCAAGGTCGGTGATGGCGGCGGGGTCGCGGGCGAAAACATAGCGGTCCACCGCGTACCATTGGACGGTATCGAGGACTTCATTACAGATGCACGGGTACGCGGAGCGGGCATCGATACGCGTATCCTGCTCGCGCTCGGCCAAACAATATTGGGAGACGGATTATGA
- a CDS encoding TPM domain-containing protein produces MAYLDETGHRIVTEAVSQAELSTSGEIVTVLADRSDGYSDIALAWSALAAFTAMTVWAVFPDFFLDKVNWIIGAWNTDWSTGGIIGLVTALGILKFVGVWLLQLWTPLKFALIPGLVKTTRVHDRAITHFKVGAERRTHGRTGVLIYLSMHEHRAEIVADEPIAAKVSAEVWGEAMADMLVEIKQGRIAEGMAAGVRDVGQILSEHFPRAEDDTNELPDRLIEV; encoded by the coding sequence ATGGCGTATCTGGACGAAACAGGCCACCGCATCGTAACCGAAGCCGTATCGCAGGCAGAACTTTCCACGTCCGGCGAAATCGTCACGGTACTGGCCGATCGAAGCGATGGTTACAGCGACATTGCGCTCGCCTGGTCCGCCCTCGCTGCGTTTACCGCGATGACGGTCTGGGCGGTTTTTCCGGACTTCTTCCTGGACAAGGTCAACTGGATCATCGGTGCCTGGAACACCGATTGGAGCACTGGCGGTATAATCGGGCTGGTCACCGCCTTGGGAATTCTGAAATTCGTCGGGGTCTGGCTCCTGCAACTATGGACGCCGCTGAAATTCGCGCTAATCCCCGGGCTCGTCAAAACCACCCGCGTGCACGACCGTGCCATCACCCATTTCAAGGTCGGTGCCGAACGCCGCACGCATGGCCGCACCGGCGTGTTGATCTACTTGTCCATGCACGAACATCGCGCTGAAATCGTGGCCGACGAACCGATCGCGGCAAAGGTTTCCGCCGAAGTCTGGGGGGAAGCGATGGCCGACATGCTGGTCGAGATAAAGCAGGGCCGCATTGCGGAAGGCATGGCTGCCGGTGTTCGCGATGTCGGGCAAATCCTGTCCGAGCATTTCCCACGCGCGGAAGATGACACCAATGAACTGCCCGACCGGCTGATCGAAGTCTGA
- a CDS encoding TPM domain-containing protein yields the protein MALRSIVRLLVASLALGLAGPLAAQEFPALSGRVVDEADIIPADIEAEIDAKLAALETQSQRQFVVATIPDLGGYPISDYGYRLGREWGIGDEERDDGVILLVAPNDKKVRIEVGYGAEPVLTDGLSGLIVQNTILPRFRENDFAGGIVAGTDAIIEQLILPEEEARAIAAQAGEQRARSEGAGIPVNAIIWVGFLFFFFILPLLRGKRGRKYRRRGVGGAVGDILLWEAVNQATRGSRRGGWGGGGFGGGFGGGGFGGGGFSGGGGSFGGGGASGGW from the coding sequence ATGGCCCTTCGATCCATCGTTCGCCTGCTGGTGGCGAGCCTCGCGCTCGGCCTCGCCGGGCCGCTCGCGGCGCAGGAGTTTCCTGCGCTGAGTGGGCGGGTGGTGGATGAAGCGGACATTATCCCGGCAGATATAGAGGCGGAGATCGACGCGAAGTTAGCTGCTCTGGAAACCCAGTCGCAGCGGCAATTCGTGGTCGCGACCATACCCGATCTGGGCGGATACCCGATCTCCGATTATGGATACCGGCTGGGCCGCGAATGGGGCATCGGGGACGAGGAGCGCGACGACGGCGTCATCCTGCTGGTCGCACCCAACGACAAAAAGGTTCGGATTGAAGTGGGCTACGGCGCAGAGCCGGTGCTGACCGACGGGCTTTCCGGGTTGATCGTGCAAAACACCATCCTTCCCCGCTTTCGCGAAAACGATTTTGCAGGCGGTATCGTGGCCGGGACCGACGCCATAATCGAACAGCTTATCCTGCCCGAGGAGGAAGCGCGCGCCATCGCGGCGCAAGCCGGCGAGCAGCGGGCCCGCAGCGAAGGGGCCGGCATTCCGGTCAATGCCATCATCTGGGTCGGCTTCCTGTTCTTCTTCTTCATCCTGCCACTGCTGCGCGGCAAACGGGGGCGCAAATACCGCCGCCGCGGCGTCGGCGGTGCCGTGGGTGACATCCTGCTGTGGGAAGCGGTCAACCAGGCCACGCGCGGTAGCCGCCGTGGTGGCTGGGGCGGCGGAGGTTTCGGGGGTGGTTTCGGCGGAGGCGGCTTTGGCGGCGGAGGTTTCTCCGGCGGCGGTGGCAGCTTCGGTGGCGGCGGCGCGAGCGGGGGCTGGTAG
- a CDS encoding LemA family protein, whose product MPFVKPVRAAFIGFLALAISACGINSVPTKEEAAKAKWADVQAAYQARSNLVNNLAEVARGAQEGERGILTDVIEARSRATSVNIDASDLNDPAKVEQFRAAQAELGQGLGRLLVNVERYPDIKSNQNFVMLQSQLEGIENKIRISIMDYNDAVRDYNTTIRTFPDTIGANIIHGAEPMVPYEATTEGAEEAPELDLTPNS is encoded by the coding sequence ATGCCGTTCGTCAAACCTGTCAGAGCCGCGTTCATAGGGTTTCTGGCCCTCGCCATTTCCGCATGCGGTATCAATTCCGTCCCAACCAAGGAAGAAGCCGCCAAGGCCAAATGGGCCGACGTTCAGGCGGCCTACCAGGCGCGCTCCAATCTCGTGAACAACCTCGCGGAAGTCGCGCGCGGCGCGCAGGAGGGGGAGCGCGGGATCCTGACCGATGTGATCGAGGCGCGTAGCCGTGCCACCAGCGTCAATATCGACGCATCCGATCTCAACGATCCCGCGAAGGTCGAACAGTTCCGCGCGGCGCAGGCTGAACTCGGCCAGGGGCTCGGGCGGTTATTGGTGAATGTCGAACGTTACCCCGACATCAAGTCGAACCAGAACTTCGTGATGCTGCAAAGCCAGCTGGAAGGCATCGAGAACAAGATCCGTATCTCGATCATGGATTACAACGATGCGGTGCGCGATTATAACACCACCATCCGCACCTTCCCCGATACGATCGGCGCGAACATCATTCACGGTGCGGAACCCATGGTGCCTTACGAAGCCACGACCGAAGGTGCGGAAGAGGCGCCCGAACTCGATCTGACGCCCAACAGCTAA
- the mscL gene encoding large conductance mechanosensitive channel protein MscL, producing MLGEFKKFIARGNVLDLAVGVVIGAAFGKIVTALTESMLMPLIGWVFGDVDFSNWFVLLGTIPAEYTGSRTNYAELKEAGVAMLGYGDFLTQLVNFVIIAFALFLLLKSVNRVLDEIQEKQAQTEDSSKSDEVPTDPQLDVLKKILAELRADSVKG from the coding sequence ATGCTTGGCGAATTCAAGAAATTTATCGCGCGCGGCAATGTGCTGGACCTGGCGGTGGGCGTGGTAATCGGCGCGGCATTCGGCAAGATCGTGACCGCGCTCACAGAAAGCATGCTGATGCCGCTGATCGGCTGGGTGTTTGGCGATGTCGATTTCTCCAACTGGTTCGTTCTCCTGGGTACGATACCGGCTGAATATACGGGATCGCGCACTAATTACGCCGAACTGAAGGAGGCCGGGGTGGCGATGCTGGGTTATGGCGACTTCCTGACCCAGCTCGTGAACTTCGTCATCATCGCGTTCGCTCTGTTCCTGCTGTTGAAATCGGTGAACCGGGTGCTCGACGAGATACAGGAAAAGCAGGCGCAAACCGAAGACAGCTCAAAAAGCGACGAGGTTCCGACCGATCCGCAGCTCGACGTGTTGAAGAAAATATTGGCCGAATTGCGCGCCGATAGCGTTAAGGGCTGA
- a CDS encoding N-succinylarginine dihydrolase, with protein sequence MTDRKLQEINFDGIVGPSHNYAGLSLGNLAATSNKGDRSYPRAGALQGIAKMRANMALGLPQGFLAPLDRPNDALVASLAPDPVNDRALVAAAWSASSMWTANAATVSPAPDTVDGRCHLTPANLVTMLHRAQEWPETKRQLDIAFADAEHFVVHDAVPPSFGDEGAANHMRFCEGHNTQGVEVFVYGRPGGKFPARQHEQASRAVARLHGLDPSACVFIEQNPAAIEAGAFHNDVVSVANERVLFTHAEAFADQQAAYDAIRAAFPALEVVEVPADAVSLAEAIRTYLFNAQLLTLPTGEMALVVPSECRESKPVWNWLETMQAGNGPIRKVIPVDVRQSMSNGGGPACLRLRVVADPATVDARFMMDVDKADAMEAVIDAHWPEHIDPADVGTDALAGKIRAARGALLDLLDLGELR encoded by the coding sequence TTGACCGACCGGAAGCTGCAGGAAATCAATTTCGACGGTATCGTCGGCCCAAGCCATAATTATGCCGGGCTGAGCCTCGGCAATCTGGCGGCGACTTCCAACAAGGGCGACCGGTCATACCCTCGCGCGGGCGCATTGCAGGGCATCGCCAAGATGCGCGCGAACATGGCGCTCGGCCTGCCGCAGGGTTTTCTGGCCCCGCTGGACCGGCCCAACGATGCGCTGGTCGCTTCGCTGGCACCCGATCCCGTGAACGACCGCGCGCTGGTCGCCGCAGCATGGTCCGCCTCGTCGATGTGGACCGCGAATGCCGCCACCGTGAGCCCCGCACCCGATACGGTGGACGGCCGCTGCCACCTGACGCCTGCAAATCTGGTCACCATGCTGCACCGCGCGCAGGAATGGCCTGAGACAAAACGCCAGCTCGACATTGCCTTCGCCGACGCGGAGCATTTCGTCGTTCACGATGCAGTGCCACCCAGCTTTGGGGACGAGGGTGCAGCCAACCACATGCGGTTTTGCGAGGGCCATAATACCCAAGGTGTGGAAGTGTTCGTCTATGGCCGGCCGGGCGGCAAATTTCCCGCCCGCCAGCACGAACAGGCCAGCCGCGCCGTGGCCCGCCTTCACGGGCTCGACCCTTCCGCTTGCGTCTTTATCGAACAGAACCCTGCGGCCATCGAAGCCGGTGCGTTTCACAATGATGTGGTGTCGGTCGCAAACGAACGCGTGCTGTTCACCCACGCGGAAGCCTTTGCCGACCAGCAGGCCGCCTATGACGCCATTCGCGCCGCCTTCCCGGCATTGGAAGTCGTGGAAGTGCCTGCCGATGCGGTGTCTTTGGCGGAAGCGATACGTACCTATCTGTTCAACGCCCAATTGCTGACTTTGCCCACAGGCGAAATGGCGCTCGTCGTGCCTAGCGAATGCCGTGAAAGTAAGCCGGTGTGGAATTGGCTCGAAACGATGCAGGCAGGAAACGGTCCCATTCGCAAAGTCATCCCGGTCGATGTGCGGCAATCGATGTCCAATGGCGGCGGTCCGGCCTGCCTGCGATTGCGCGTCGTTGCAGACCCGGCGACGGTGGATGCGCGCTTCATGATGGATGTCGATAAGGCGGACGCTATGGAAGCGGTCATCGACGCTCATTGGCCCGAACATATCGATCCTGCCGATGTCGGCACCGATGCGCTCGCAGGAAAGATCCGTGCTGCGCGCGGTGCCCTGCTCGATCTGCTGGATCTCGGCGAGCTTCGCTAA
- a CDS encoding arginine N-succinyltransferase: MSFRLRAARQGDLEPLYEMAKLTGGGFTNLPSDRDAIADKLERTGKAYGRDTQELSDELFVLVLENTETGAVRGTCQMMTQVGQQWPFYSYRTSTLTQHSQELDRTVRAELLSLTTDLEGSSEVGGLFLHPGERAGGLGLLLARSRYLFIAMHRKRFADRVIAELRGIIDERGGSPFWDGVAGRFFGMTFQEADYFNAINGNQFIADLMPKHPVYVAMLKESARTAIGVPHPSGRAAMRMLEKEGFAFEGYVDIFDGGPTMIARTDAVKSVAGAVEATIVATDLNSGERALVASGQLGDFRSSYAMRELRDSGVAIDRAASETLGVKTGDIVWSVAR; this comes from the coding sequence TTGAGCTTTCGCCTGCGTGCGGCCCGTCAGGGCGATCTTGAGCCTTTGTATGAAATGGCGAAGCTGACCGGCGGAGGGTTTACCAACCTTCCGTCCGACCGCGATGCCATAGCCGACAAGCTTGAACGTACCGGCAAGGCTTACGGGCGCGACACGCAAGAGCTGTCGGACGAGCTGTTCGTGCTGGTGCTCGAAAACACCGAGACCGGCGCAGTGCGCGGCACCTGCCAGATGATGACGCAGGTCGGGCAGCAATGGCCGTTTTACAGTTACCGCACGTCCACTCTGACGCAGCATAGCCAGGAACTGGACCGCACGGTGCGCGCCGAATTGTTGAGCCTGACCACCGATCTGGAAGGGTCGAGCGAGGTCGGCGGCCTGTTCCTGCACCCCGGTGAGCGGGCGGGCGGACTTGGATTGCTTCTGGCGCGCAGCCGCTATCTGTTCATCGCCATGCACCGGAAGCGTTTTGCAGACCGCGTAATCGCGGAATTGCGCGGTATCATCGACGAACGCGGCGGGTCGCCATTCTGGGACGGGGTCGCCGGGCGTTTCTTCGGCATGACTTTTCAGGAAGCGGACTATTTCAACGCCATCAACGGCAACCAGTTCATTGCGGACTTGATGCCCAAACATCCGGTCTATGTCGCCATGTTGAAGGAAAGCGCGCGCACGGCCATCGGCGTGCCCCACCCCAGCGGCCGCGCGGCGATGCGGATGCTGGAGAAGGAAGGCTTCGCTTTCGAAGGCTATGTCGATATTTTCGACGGCGGCCCGACCATGATCGCCCGCACCGATGCTGTAAAGAGCGTTGCCGGCGCGGTGGAAGCTACAATTGTGGCTACCGATCTAAACTCTGGCGAACGGGCGTTGGTAGCGAGTGGGCAGCTCGGCGATTTCCGCTCCAGCTACGCCATGCGTGAACTGCGCGATAGCGGTGTGGCGATCGATCGGGCAGCATCTGAAACTCTGGGCGTCAAGACCGGCGATATCGTATGGAGCGTCGCGCGTTGA
- a CDS encoding hydrolase encodes MENEPQITALGSVDAALIDSIDAPAMLEQVQGWSAINSGTGNLAGLERQAHALADAFAALPGEIELVEPAPVTAIDDRGREYERQFGKHLVMRVRPQTQRRFILTGHMDTVFPADHPFQDQQWLDDETLNGPGVADMKGGLSVMLHALLAFERSPVSGRVGYDIMINSDEETGSLASSDLIARLAGGKAAALTYEPSALPDGTLAHERGGTGNYSITASGKSAHAGRNPQDGRNAIVALSDLVLRLTEMAGEDITVNPAKIEGGSANNVVPDHAVLRFNIRPKTTHAMERFDNELNDLLRNIEAQHEVGLSRHGGVTRPPKKVDAKAQKLFDLVKECGALLGQDIGWKSTGGVCDGNNIAACGVPVVDTMGVRGGSIHSSDEFLIVPSLKERAALSALVLQRLATGDKF; translated from the coding sequence ATGGAAAATGAGCCACAGATTACCGCGCTGGGCAGCGTCGACGCCGCGCTGATCGACTCTATCGATGCACCCGCGATGCTTGAACAGGTACAGGGCTGGAGCGCAATCAATTCGGGCACAGGCAACCTTGCCGGCCTGGAACGGCAGGCGCATGCGCTGGCGGATGCGTTTGCTGCGCTGCCGGGCGAGATCGAGCTGGTGGAACCGGCCCCCGTCACCGCCATCGATGACCGCGGCCGCGAATATGAACGCCAGTTCGGCAAGCACCTCGTCATGCGCGTACGCCCGCAGACGCAGCGGCGCTTCATACTGACCGGCCACATGGACACGGTGTTTCCTGCCGATCACCCGTTCCAGGACCAGCAATGGCTGGACGACGAAACGCTGAACGGTCCCGGAGTAGCGGATATGAAAGGCGGACTGTCGGTCATGCTGCACGCGCTGCTCGCATTCGAGCGCAGCCCCGTTTCAGGCCGTGTTGGATATGACATCATGATCAATTCCGACGAAGAGACAGGCAGTCTCGCATCGTCCGACCTGATCGCCCGTCTGGCAGGCGGCAAGGCGGCAGCGCTGACTTATGAACCCAGCGCCCTGCCCGATGGAACGCTGGCGCATGAACGCGGCGGGACCGGCAATTACTCGATCACTGCCAGCGGCAAGTCCGCCCATGCCGGACGCAATCCGCAGGATGGGCGCAACGCCATCGTTGCGCTGTCCGATCTGGTGCTGCGCCTTACCGAGATGGCGGGTGAGGATATCACTGTAAACCCTGCCAAGATCGAAGGCGGCAGCGCCAACAATGTCGTGCCGGACCATGCCGTGTTGCGCTTCAACATCCGTCCCAAGACAACGCATGCGATGGAGCGGTTCGATAATGAATTGAACGATTTGCTGCGCAATATTGAGGCGCAGCATGAAGTCGGGCTTTCGCGCCATGGCGGCGTCACGCGTCCGCCCAAGAAGGTCGATGCCAAGGCGCAAAAACTGTTCGATCTGGTCAAGGAATGCGGTGCGCTGCTCGGCCAGGATATCGGATGGAAATCCACTGGCGGCGTGTGCGACGGCAACAACATCGCGGCCTGCGGCGTGCCGGTGGTCGACACGATGGGCGTGCGCGGCGGATCGATCCATTCGTCTGATGAATTCCTGATTGTCCCCAGCCTGAAAGAACGCGCCGCATTGTCCGCCCTCGTATTACAACGTCTCGCTACCGGAGATAAATTTTGA
- a CDS encoding malate synthase G, translating to MPDYTNRASLRVDPSLAAFIEAEILPPIEQDADVFWKSFADLLADFAPRNRALLERRESLQSQIDAWHRERKGQPHDTSAYQNFLREIGYLVEEPGDFTIGTQNVDAEIATMAGPQLVVPVLNARFLLNAANARWGSLYDALYGTDALDAPPAKPGGYDQKRGDAVISEGRKFLDETLPLASGSWSDLTDIADAKLADPGQYVGTTERGFLYRHNGLHIDVQVDRTTPVGETDRAGISDIVLESALTTIVDLEDSVAAVDAKDKQLAYRNWLGVIRGDLEESFEKGGRTMTRELAGNKAVTLPDGTQAELPGRSVLFVRNVGHLMTNPAILLSDGSEIPEGIMDAVLTSAISTQDVRGFTRYGNSRPSSGKASIYIVKPKMHGPEECAFTNDLFDAVEDMLALDRHTIKVGVMDEERRTSANLGACIHAVRDRIVFINTGFLDRTGDEIHTSMEAGPMVRKAEMKSADWLGAYEARNVGIGLRHGLSGRAQIGKGMWPAPDLMGKMMTEKIGHLRSGANTAWVPSPTAATLHAIHYHRENVFELQQGLGEVPGLDKLLTIPVATGTNWSEEELREELDNNAQGLLGYVVRWVEHGVGCSKVPDLDDVGLMEDRATLRISSQHMANWLHHGVVTRDQVMDSLQRMAAKVDEQNADDPNYRPMAGDPDSIAFKAACDLVFKGTQQPSGYTEPLLHAWRQEAKKVVSLKRGPGSQIR from the coding sequence ATGCCCGATTACACCAACCGTGCCAGCCTGCGGGTCGATCCGTCGCTTGCCGCCTTTATCGAGGCTGAAATTCTCCCGCCGATCGAGCAGGATGCGGATGTGTTCTGGAAGAGTTTTGCCGATCTGCTGGCAGACTTCGCCCCGCGCAATCGGGCCTTGCTCGAACGGCGCGAAAGCCTGCAGTCGCAAATCGATGCCTGGCACCGGGAACGCAAGGGCCAGCCGCATGACACGTCGGCGTATCAGAACTTCCTGCGGGAGATCGGCTATCTTGTGGAAGAGCCGGGCGATTTCACGATTGGCACCCAAAACGTCGATGCCGAAATCGCCACGATGGCCGGACCGCAGTTGGTGGTTCCGGTATTGAACGCGCGCTTCCTGCTGAACGCGGCGAATGCCCGGTGGGGCAGTCTGTACGATGCGCTTTACGGGACCGACGCGCTGGATGCGCCGCCCGCCAAACCGGGCGGTTACGACCAGAAGCGCGGTGATGCTGTAATTTCAGAAGGGCGCAAGTTCCTCGACGAAACATTGCCTTTGGCGTCTGGCAGCTGGTCCGATCTGACGGACATCGCAGACGCAAAGCTTGCCGATCCAGGCCAATATGTCGGCACGACCGAACGCGGCTTTCTTTATCGGCACAACGGCCTGCATATCGACGTGCAGGTTGACCGCACAACCCCGGTTGGCGAAACCGATCGCGCGGGTATTTCCGACATCGTGCTGGAATCAGCACTCACGACGATCGTCGATCTCGAAGACTCGGTTGCCGCGGTCGATGCCAAGGACAAGCAGCTCGCCTATCGCAATTGGCTCGGCGTAATCCGCGGCGATTTGGAAGAAAGCTTCGAAAAGGGTGGCCGGACCATGACCCGCGAATTGGCGGGCAACAAAGCGGTCACTTTGCCAGACGGGACGCAAGCGGAACTGCCTGGTCGGTCGGTACTATTCGTTCGGAATGTGGGCCATTTGATGACCAATCCCGCAATCCTGCTGTCCGACGGGTCGGAAATCCCTGAAGGCATTATGGACGCGGTGCTCACCAGCGCCATCTCTACGCAGGATGTGCGCGGTTTCACCCGCTACGGTAATAGCCGACCCTCGTCAGGCAAGGCTTCGATCTACATCGTGAAGCCCAAGATGCACGGGCCGGAAGAATGCGCGTTCACTAACGACTTGTTCGATGCAGTGGAGGATATGCTCGCGCTGGACCGCCACACGATCAAGGTCGGCGTGATGGACGAAGAACGGCGGACCTCCGCCAATCTGGGGGCCTGCATCCACGCGGTGCGCGATCGAATCGTGTTCATCAACACCGGCTTCCTCGACCGGACGGGTGACGAGATTCACACATCGATGGAAGCGGGCCCGATGGTCCGCAAGGCAGAGATGAAGTCCGCCGACTGGCTCGGCGCTTATGAGGCGCGCAATGTCGGTATCGGCTTGCGTCACGGTCTGTCAGGCCGTGCACAGATCGGTAAGGGTATGTGGCCTGCGCCGGACCTGATGGGAAAGATGATGACCGAAAAGATCGGCCATTTGCGGTCCGGGGCGAACACAGCCTGGGTTCCGTCGCCCACCGCTGCGACGTTGCACGCGATCCATTACCACCGCGAGAACGTATTCGAACTGCAGCAGGGGTTGGGGGAGGTGCCGGGCCTCGACAAGCTGCTGACCATTCCAGTCGCCACCGGCACAAACTGGAGCGAAGAGGAACTGCGCGAGGAATTGGACAACAACGCGCAAGGGTTGCTGGGCTACGTGGTTCGCTGGGTGGAACACGGGGTCGGTTGTTCCAAGGTTCCGGATCTAGACGATGTCGGGCTGATGGAAGACCGCGCGACGCTGCGCATTTCCTCGCAACATATGGCGAACTGGTTGCATCACGGCGTGGTCACCCGCGATCAGGTGATGGACAGCCTCCAACGCATGGC